In one window of Paenibacillus sp. J23TS9 DNA:
- the rpsG gene encoding 30S ribosomal protein S7, with translation MPRKGPVTKRDVLPDPVYNSKLVTRLVNRIMLDGKRGVAQNILYNSFKLIQERTGKEPMEVFEAAIKNIMPVLEVKARRVGGANYQVPIEVKPERRTALGLRWLVNYSRNRGEKTMEERLAAEIIDASNNTGASVKKREDTHKMAEANKAFAHYRW, from the coding sequence ATGCCACGCAAAGGTCCAGTTACTAAGAGAGACGTATTGCCAGATCCGGTGTACAACAGCAAATTGGTAACACGTCTTGTAAACCGCATCATGTTGGATGGTAAAAGAGGTGTTGCTCAAAATATTCTGTATAACTCGTTCAAGCTTATCCAAGAACGTACAGGCAAAGAGCCTATGGAAGTTTTTGAAGCAGCTATCAAAAATATCATGCCAGTCCTGGAAGTTAAAGCTCGTCGTGTCGGCGGTGCAAACTACCAAGTGCCAATCGAAGTAAAACCAGAGAGACGTACTGCTTTGGGATTACGTTGGCTCGTAAACTACTCCCGTAACCGCGGTGAGAAAACCATGGAAGAGCGTTTGGCAGCAGAGATTATCGATGCTTCCAATAACACAGGCGCTTCCGTTAAGAAACGTGAAGATACACACAAAATGGCTGAAGCAAACAAAGCGTT
- the rpsL gene encoding 30S ribosomal protein S12, with protein MPTINQLVRKGRQAKIYKSKSPALQKGYNALKREDTDLSAPQKRGVCTRVGTMTPKKPNSALRKYARVRLTNRIEVTAYIPGIGHNLQEHSVVLVRGGRVKDLPGVRYHIVRGALDTAGVNNRMQSRSKYGAKRPKAKKQ; from the coding sequence ATGCCAACAATTAACCAACTGGTTCGCAAAGGACGTCAAGCAAAAATCTATAAATCTAAGTCCCCTGCTCTGCAGAAAGGATACAACGCTTTGAAGCGTGAAGATACGGATTTGAGCGCTCCTCAAAAACGTGGTGTATGTACTCGTGTGGGTACAATGACTCCGAAAAAACCGAACTCCGCACTTCGTAAATATGCCCGTGTTCGTTTGACGAACCGCATCGAGGTGACAGCTTACATTCCGGGTATCGGACACAACTTGCAAGAGCACAGCGTGGTATTGGTTCGCGGTGGACGAGTAAAAGACCTTCCAGGTGTACGTTATCATATCGTGCGCGGCGCGCTTGATACTGCAGGTGTGAACAACCGGATGCAATCTCGTTCTAAATACGGTGCGAAACGTCCGAAAGCTAAAAAACAATAG
- a CDS encoding ribosomal L7Ae/L30e/S12e/Gadd45 family protein, with protein MSNDKGLQDAHVKIGAKQTMKLVELGQAAEVYVAEDAEHRLISKIESLCSKQGVKITYVETMQHLGKACGIEVGAAMAAIIKP; from the coding sequence ATGTCTAATGATAAAGGATTACAGGATGCTCATGTGAAGATCGGGGCTAAACAAACCATGAAACTCGTGGAGTTAGGCCAGGCCGCTGAAGTTTATGTGGCTGAAGATGCGGAACACCGGCTCATTTCCAAGATCGAAAGCCTCTGCAGCAAGCAGGGCGTGAAAATCACCTATGTAGAAACCATGCAGCATTTGGGTAAAGCATGTGGTATAGAAGTGGGTGCAGCAATGGCTGCCATCATTAAACCATAG
- the rpoC gene encoding DNA-directed RNA polymerase subunit beta' — MLDVNNFEFMKIGLASPEKIRSWSRGEVKKPETINYRTLKPEKEGLFCERIFGPQKDWECHCGKYKRVRYKGVVCDRCGVEVTRAKVRRERMGHIELAAPVSHIWYFKGIPSRMGLALDMSPRSLEEIIYFASYVVTDPGDTPLEKKQLLSEKEYRSYREKYGYGFQAGMGAEAIKKLLQDLDVDKELEFLKEELRTAQGQRRNRAIKRLEVIEAFRNSGNKPEWMIMDVLPVIPPELRPMVQLDGGRFATSDLNDLYRRVINRNNRLKRLLDLGAPDIIVQNEKRMLQEAVDALIDNGRRGRPVTGPGNRPLKSLSHMLKGKQGRFRQNLLGKRVDYSGRSVIVVGPYLKMYQCGLPKKMALELFKPFVMKELVNKGLAHNIKSAKRKVERVSPEVWDVLEEVIKEHPVLLNRAPTLHRLGIQAFEPILVEGHAIRLHPLVCTAYNADFDGDQMAVHVPLSAEAQAEARILMLASGNILNPKDGKPVVTPSQDMVLGSFYLTMDNKEEKGSGMILRTVNEAVSAYQRGSAGLHARVAIPVRALGKTSFTDKQQDAMLLTTVGRIIFNEIFPSSFPYINEATRDNLFNGTPEKYFVYEKGTDIRESLNQLPISSAVGKEYLGQIIARCFEIYHTTETSVILDKIKQLGFTYSTRAGVTVAVSDVIVPEEKQAILKESDDKVAVVTNQYRRGLITNEERYDRVIDIWSKAKDDITEVLMKSMDRFNSIMLMVDSKARGNKSQITQLGGMRGLMANPSGRIIELPIKSNFREGLTVLEYFLSTHGARKGLADTALRTADSGYLTRRLVDVAQDVIVREEDCGTDKGFTVSRIQDGKEVIEDLYDRIEGRYCFETVRHPKTKEVLVNRNELIDSDKANLIVDSGVTKLQIRSVLSCRARHGVCKKCYGRNLATGKFVEIGEAVGIIAAQSIGEPGTQLTMRTFHTGGVAGDDITQGLPRIQELFEARNPKGQATISEIDGVVKEIREGKDRREIEVQGEAETKTYSVTYGSRLRVSEGQEIEAGDELTEGSIDPKEMLRIKGIRGVQNYILQEVQRVYRNQGVEINDKHVEVMIKQMLRKIRIVDAGDTTLLPGSFSDMHEYEAANKEALLSGKEPAVAKPVLLGITKASLETDSFLSAASFQETTRVLTDAAIKGKVDQLLGLKENVIIGKLIPAGTGMNRYRSVKLDDPNAENDSSKELETVSAE, encoded by the coding sequence TTGTTGGACGTAAACAATTTCGAATTCATGAAAATCGGGCTTGCTTCCCCGGAAAAAATTCGTTCATGGTCCCGCGGAGAAGTAAAAAAACCGGAAACCATCAATTACCGTACGCTGAAACCGGAGAAGGAAGGCCTGTTCTGCGAGCGGATTTTTGGACCGCAAAAAGACTGGGAATGCCATTGCGGTAAATATAAGCGTGTCCGTTATAAAGGCGTTGTCTGTGACCGCTGCGGCGTAGAAGTTACCCGTGCGAAGGTCCGCCGCGAACGGATGGGTCATATTGAGCTGGCAGCTCCTGTATCCCATATCTGGTACTTTAAAGGCATTCCGAGCCGTATGGGTCTCGCTTTGGATATGTCTCCAAGATCTCTGGAAGAGATCATCTATTTTGCATCTTATGTTGTAACGGATCCAGGAGATACGCCTCTGGAGAAGAAACAGCTTTTGTCTGAAAAAGAATACCGCAGCTATCGTGAAAAGTATGGCTACGGATTCCAAGCAGGCATGGGTGCTGAAGCTATTAAAAAGCTTCTTCAGGACCTCGATGTGGACAAAGAACTCGAATTCCTGAAAGAAGAGCTTCGTACAGCTCAAGGACAACGCCGTAATCGTGCGATCAAGCGCCTTGAAGTTATCGAAGCATTCCGTAATTCCGGCAATAAGCCTGAATGGATGATCATGGATGTTCTTCCGGTTATTCCTCCGGAGCTTCGTCCAATGGTACAGCTGGACGGCGGACGTTTCGCGACGTCTGACCTGAATGACCTGTACCGTCGTGTTATCAACCGTAATAACCGTCTGAAACGCCTGCTTGATCTGGGTGCTCCTGATATCATCGTGCAGAACGAAAAACGTATGCTGCAGGAGGCTGTTGATGCCCTGATCGATAATGGTCGTCGTGGACGTCCTGTAACAGGTCCTGGTAACCGTCCGCTGAAATCTCTCAGCCACATGCTGAAAGGTAAACAAGGACGTTTCCGTCAGAACTTGCTCGGTAAACGTGTTGACTACTCTGGTCGTTCCGTTATCGTAGTAGGACCGTACCTGAAAATGTACCAATGCGGCCTGCCTAAGAAAATGGCGCTGGAACTGTTTAAGCCGTTCGTCATGAAAGAATTGGTCAATAAAGGCCTTGCTCATAATATTAAGAGTGCTAAACGGAAGGTTGAACGTGTTAGTCCGGAAGTATGGGATGTGCTTGAAGAAGTCATCAAGGAACATCCAGTACTGCTGAACCGTGCACCAACGCTTCACCGTTTGGGTATTCAAGCGTTCGAACCTATTTTGGTTGAAGGACACGCAATTCGTCTTCACCCGCTCGTATGTACGGCTTACAATGCCGACTTTGACGGTGACCAAATGGCGGTTCACGTACCACTGTCTGCTGAAGCTCAGGCGGAAGCACGCATCCTGATGCTGGCATCCGGTAACATCCTGAACCCTAAAGACGGTAAACCAGTTGTTACCCCTTCCCAGGATATGGTCCTTGGTTCTTTCTATCTGACGATGGATAACAAGGAAGAAAAGGGAAGCGGCATGATTCTCCGTACCGTGAACGAAGCGGTTTCCGCTTACCAACGCGGCTCGGCAGGTCTGCATGCCCGTGTTGCCATTCCTGTAAGAGCTTTGGGTAAAACCAGCTTTACGGATAAACAACAAGACGCCATGCTCCTCACAACGGTTGGACGTATTATTTTCAATGAGATTTTCCCAAGCAGCTTCCCTTACATTAACGAAGCTACCCGCGACAATCTGTTCAACGGTACGCCTGAGAAATATTTCGTTTATGAAAAAGGTACTGACATCCGTGAGAGCCTGAATCAGCTTCCAATCAGCAGTGCTGTTGGTAAAGAGTATCTTGGTCAGATCATTGCTCGCTGCTTTGAAATTTACCATACAACGGAAACCTCCGTTATTTTGGATAAAATCAAACAGCTTGGATTCACATACTCTACCCGTGCCGGCGTAACCGTTGCGGTATCCGACGTAATCGTACCTGAAGAGAAACAGGCTATTCTGAAGGAATCCGACGACAAGGTAGCGGTTGTAACGAACCAGTACCGTCGTGGTCTGATTACCAATGAAGAACGTTATGACCGTGTTATCGATATTTGGTCCAAAGCCAAGGACGATATTACGGAAGTCCTCATGAAATCAATGGACCGTTTCAACTCCATTATGCTCATGGTCGACTCCAAAGCACGGGGTAACAAATCGCAGATCACCCAGCTGGGCGGTATGCGTGGTCTGATGGCCAACCCATCGGGTCGTATCATCGAGCTCCCAATTAAATCGAACTTCCGTGAAGGACTGACAGTACTCGAGTACTTCCTATCCACGCACGGAGCGCGGAAAGGTCTGGCGGATACAGCACTTCGTACCGCTGACTCCGGTTACTTGACTCGTCGTCTGGTAGACGTTGCTCAAGACGTGATCGTTCGTGAGGAAGACTGTGGTACGGATAAAGGCTTTACTGTCAGCAGAATTCAAGACGGTAAAGAAGTTATCGAGGATCTTTATGATCGTATCGAGGGTCGTTACTGCTTCGAAACCGTTCGTCATCCGAAAACCAAGGAAGTTCTGGTTAATCGCAACGAACTGATCGATTCTGATAAGGCGAACCTGATCGTAGATTCCGGGGTAACCAAATTGCAAATTCGTTCTGTACTCAGCTGCCGTGCACGTCACGGTGTATGTAAGAAGTGCTACGGACGAAACCTGGCTACTGGTAAATTCGTTGAAATCGGCGAAGCAGTCGGTATTATTGCTGCTCAGTCCATCGGTGAACCAGGAACCCAGCTTACCATGCGTACGTTCCATACCGGTGGTGTAGCCGGTGACGATATCACTCAGGGTCTTCCGCGTATTCAGGAATTGTTTGAAGCACGGAATCCAAAAGGTCAAGCGACCATCAGTGAAATTGATGGAGTGGTTAAAGAGATCCGTGAAGGTAAGGACCGTCGTGAAATCGAGGTTCAAGGCGAAGCGGAAACGAAAACTTACTCTGTCACTTACGGTTCCCGTCTGCGCGTAAGCGAAGGTCAGGAAATCGAAGCTGGTGATGAGCTGACTGAAGGTTCAATTGACCCTAAAGAAATGCTGCGCATTAAAGGCATCCGCGGTGTACAAAACTACATTCTGCAGGAAGTACAACGTGTATACCGTAACCAAGGCGTAGAAATTAATGATAAGCACGTCGAAGTCATGATCAAGCAAATGCTGCGTAAAATCCGCATCGTAGATGCTGGTGACACTACGCTTCTGCCAGGATCTTTCAGCGACATGCATGAGTACGAAGCAGCCAACAAAGAAGCGCTTCTGAGCGGTAAGGAACCGGCAGTAGCCAAACCTGTTCTGCTTGGTATTACCAAGGCTTCGCTGGAAACTGATTCGTTCCTGTCTGCAGCATCCTTCCAGGAAACAACCCGCGTGTTGACCGACGCTGCCATTAAAGGTAAAGTCGACCAGCTGCTCGGCCTGAAAGAAAATGTTATTATCGGTAAATTGATCCCTGCAGGTACGGGCATGAACCGTTACCGCAGTGTCAAACTCGATGATCCTAATGCGGAAAATGACAGCTCAAAAGAATTGGAAACTGTTTCTGCAGAATAA
- the rpoB gene encoding DNA-directed RNA polymerase subunit beta, with protein sequence MAGHLVQYGRRTRRSYARINEVLEVPNLIEIQQKSYDWFLEEGLREMFQDISPIQDFTGNLVLEFIDYSLGEPKYTVDDAKERDVTYAAPLRVKVRLINKETGEVKEQEVFMGDFPLMTETGTFIINGAERVIVSQLVRSPSVYFSTKVDKNGKKTYTATVIPNRGAWLELETDAKDIMYVRIDRTRKIPVTVLLRALGFGSDAEILDLLGNDEYIRNTLDKDNTDSTEKALIEIYERLRPGEPPTLDNAKSLLVARFFDPKRYDLANVGRYKINKKLHIKNRLFNQRLAETLIDADTGEIIAEAGQMVDRRLLDEILPHLDNMVGHKTYHVANGVLDADDIPLQSIEVFSPIEDGKVVKVLANANIDKSVKHITPADIISSISYFINLLHGIGNTDDIDHLGNRRLRSVGELLQNQFRIGLSRMERVVRERMSIQDANVITPQALINIRPVIASIKEFFGSSQLSQFMDQTNPLAELTHKRRLSALGPGGLTRERAGFEVRDVHHSHYGRMCPIETPEGPNIGLINSLSTFARINEYGFIEAPYRWVDPKNGVVTDHIDYLTADEEDNYVVAQANAQLNEDGTFAEDMVIVRYNKQSDNILPMPNERVDYMDVSPKQVVSVATALIPFLENDDSNRALMGSNMQRQAVPLLIPKAPLVGTGMEHKSAKDSGVCIVSKHDGIVERSSADEIWVRRIENVDGKEVKGDIVKHKLHKFMRSNQGTCINQRPLAKKGDIVKQGDILADGPSTEMGELALGRNVVVAFMTWEGYNYEDAILLSEKMVKEDVYTSIHIEEYESEARDTKLGPEEITRDIPNVGEDALKNLDERGIIRIGAEISAGDILVGKVTPKGVTELTAEERLLHAIFGEKAREVRDTSLRVPHGSDGIIVDVKVFTRENGDELPPGVNQLVRVYIAQKRKISEGDKMAGRHGNKGVVARILPEEDMPFLPDGTPVQVVLNPLGVPSRMNIGQVLEVHLGFAAMQLGIHVATPVFDGANEYDVFDTMEEAGMQRNGKTVLYDGRTGERFEREVTVGVMHMIKLAHMVDDKIHARSTGPYSLVTQQPLGGKAQFGGQRFGEMEVWALEAYGAAYTLQEILTVKSDDVVGRVKTYESIVKGENVPEPGVPESFKVLIKELQSLGMDVKILSGDEQEIEMKELDDEDETAGDKLSLNLEGTEVGVE encoded by the coding sequence TTGGCAGGACATCTTGTTCAGTATGGTCGACGCACTCGGCGAAGTTATGCGCGAATTAATGAAGTACTAGAGGTTCCGAACCTGATCGAAATCCAACAGAAATCATATGATTGGTTTTTGGAGGAAGGATTGCGCGAAATGTTCCAGGATATCTCGCCAATTCAGGATTTTACGGGCAATTTGGTGCTGGAGTTCATTGACTACAGTCTTGGTGAACCTAAATACACCGTCGATGACGCTAAGGAACGTGACGTGACGTATGCGGCACCTCTACGGGTTAAGGTGCGGCTCATCAACAAAGAAACCGGAGAAGTCAAAGAACAGGAAGTATTTATGGGGGATTTCCCATTGATGACGGAGACCGGTACATTTATTATCAATGGCGCAGAACGGGTTATTGTCAGCCAGTTGGTACGCTCTCCTAGCGTCTACTTCAGTACGAAAGTCGATAAAAACGGCAAAAAGACATACACCGCAACAGTTATTCCTAACCGCGGCGCATGGCTTGAACTGGAGACGGATGCGAAGGACATTATGTATGTTCGGATTGACCGTACCCGTAAAATTCCGGTTACTGTTTTGCTACGGGCGCTTGGTTTCGGCAGTGACGCCGAAATTTTGGACCTGCTTGGCAACGACGAATATATACGCAATACGCTGGACAAAGACAATACCGATTCTACGGAAAAAGCGCTCATTGAAATTTACGAACGCCTCCGTCCAGGCGAACCGCCTACGCTGGATAACGCAAAAAGTCTCCTCGTAGCGCGCTTCTTTGATCCAAAACGATATGATCTGGCCAACGTCGGCCGTTATAAAATTAATAAAAAGCTTCATATCAAGAACCGCCTGTTCAACCAACGCCTGGCTGAAACGCTGATTGACGCCGACACAGGTGAAATCATTGCGGAAGCTGGTCAAATGGTTGACCGTCGATTACTTGATGAAATTTTGCCTCATTTAGACAATATGGTTGGTCATAAGACTTATCATGTCGCAAATGGTGTGCTTGATGCGGATGATATTCCGTTGCAAAGCATTGAGGTGTTCTCGCCGATTGAAGATGGGAAAGTAGTTAAAGTATTGGCGAATGCGAACATCGACAAATCGGTGAAGCATATCACGCCTGCTGATATTATTTCCTCAATCAGCTACTTTATTAATCTGCTTCACGGCATTGGTAACACAGATGACATTGACCATTTGGGTAACCGTCGTCTGCGTTCTGTAGGTGAGCTGCTGCAGAACCAGTTCCGTATTGGTCTTTCCCGTATGGAGCGTGTGGTTCGTGAAAGAATGTCAATTCAAGACGCTAATGTAATCACGCCTCAGGCACTGATTAACATACGTCCTGTGATTGCATCGATCAAAGAGTTCTTTGGTAGCTCCCAGCTGTCGCAGTTTATGGACCAAACGAACCCTCTCGCAGAGCTAACGCACAAACGTCGTCTGTCTGCACTCGGACCTGGCGGTTTGACGCGCGAACGCGCGGGCTTTGAAGTGCGTGACGTTCACCACAGTCACTACGGCCGTATGTGTCCAATCGAAACGCCGGAAGGTCCGAACATTGGTTTGATCAACTCCTTGTCTACATTTGCCCGTATTAATGAGTACGGCTTTATCGAAGCTCCGTACCGCTGGGTGGATCCGAAGAATGGTGTGGTAACCGATCATATCGACTATCTGACGGCGGACGAGGAAGACAATTACGTTGTCGCTCAGGCGAATGCGCAGCTTAATGAAGACGGAACGTTTGCGGAAGATATGGTTATCGTCCGTTATAACAAACAGTCTGACAACATTTTGCCGATGCCTAATGAACGTGTTGACTACATGGACGTATCACCTAAACAAGTTGTATCCGTCGCGACGGCGCTCATTCCGTTCCTCGAGAACGATGACTCCAACCGTGCGCTGATGGGATCGAACATGCAGCGTCAGGCTGTACCACTGCTCATTCCTAAAGCTCCGCTCGTCGGAACAGGAATGGAACACAAATCGGCGAAGGATTCGGGCGTATGTATCGTTTCCAAGCATGATGGCATCGTGGAACGTTCGAGTGCGGATGAGATCTGGGTACGCCGGATTGAAAACGTGGACGGCAAAGAAGTCAAAGGTGATATCGTTAAGCATAAATTACACAAATTTATGCGTTCGAACCAAGGAACGTGCATTAATCAGCGTCCGCTTGCGAAAAAAGGCGACATTGTGAAGCAAGGTGATATTCTGGCAGACGGACCTTCCACAGAGATGGGTGAGCTTGCTCTGGGACGTAACGTTGTTGTTGCGTTCATGACCTGGGAAGGTTACAACTACGAGGATGCGATCCTGCTGAGCGAGAAAATGGTTAAAGAGGATGTCTATACCTCGATCCACATTGAGGAATATGAGTCCGAAGCGCGTGATACCAAGCTTGGACCTGAAGAAATTACTCGCGATATTCCTAACGTGGGTGAAGATGCTCTTAAGAACCTTGACGAGCGCGGTATTATCCGTATTGGTGCCGAAATCAGCGCCGGTGACATTCTGGTTGGTAAAGTAACGCCTAAGGGTGTTACAGAGCTGACTGCTGAAGAACGTCTCCTGCATGCAATCTTCGGTGAAAAGGCTCGTGAAGTCCGTGACACGTCCCTACGCGTACCACATGGTAGTGATGGTATTATCGTTGATGTCAAAGTGTTTACCCGTGAGAACGGCGATGAGCTGCCTCCTGGTGTGAACCAACTGGTTCGTGTGTACATCGCTCAGAAGCGTAAAATTTCTGAGGGTGATAAAATGGCCGGACGTCACGGTAACAAGGGTGTCGTGGCACGTATCCTGCCAGAAGAAGATATGCCGTTCCTGCCTGATGGTACGCCTGTACAGGTTGTACTGAACCCGCTTGGTGTACCATCGCGGATGAACATCGGACAGGTGCTCGAAGTCCATCTGGGCTTTGCGGCTATGCAGCTCGGTATTCATGTGGCTACGCCGGTATTTGACGGAGCTAATGAGTATGATGTGTTTGATACCATGGAAGAAGCAGGCATGCAGCGTAACGGTAAAACCGTGCTGTATGACGGACGGACTGGCGAAAGATTTGAGCGTGAAGTTACCGTTGGCGTTATGCACATGATCAAGTTGGCGCACATGGTTGATGATAAAATCCATGCCCGTTCCACAGGTCCTTACTCTCTCGTTACGCAGCAGCCTCTGGGTGGTAAAGCTCAGTTCGGTGGCCAGCGCTTCGGTGAGATGGAAGTGTGGGCGCTGGAAGCCTACGGCGCTGCATATACACTGCAGGAAATCCTCACCGTCAAATCCGATGATGTGGTCGGCCGGGTTAAAACTTACGAATCCATTGTCAAGGGTGAAAATGTTCCGGAACCGGGCGTTCCTGAATCATTCAAGGTCTTGATCAAAGAGCTTCAGTCTCTGGGTATGGACGTGAAGATACTCAGTGGTGACGAGCAGGAGATCGAGATGAAAGAACTTGATGATGAAGATGAGACTGCAGGCGATAAGCTGAGCCTCAATCTGGAAGGCACGGAAGTCGGAGTGGAATAA
- a CDS encoding class I SAM-dependent methyltransferase codes for MSQHYYSNQPEASHDRRQLEEHLRDQTLKFISDAGVFSKKGVDYGSKVLIEVMDIPDNAEVLDVGCGYGPIGFTAARLAGNGHVTMLDVNSRAVELAKENAKLNGIQNVTILESDLLAAVQGKSFDVVLTNPPIRAGKETVHAIFEQAHAHLRDGGTLWIVIQKKQGAPSAKAKLESLFGQVEEVTKDKGYRIFKATKIS; via the coding sequence ATGTCACAGCATTACTATTCGAATCAGCCGGAAGCCAGTCATGACAGACGTCAGCTGGAAGAACACCTTCGGGACCAGACCCTTAAGTTTATAAGCGATGCCGGAGTGTTTTCCAAAAAAGGCGTTGATTATGGCAGTAAGGTGCTTATTGAGGTGATGGATATTCCGGACAATGCAGAGGTTCTGGATGTCGGCTGCGGCTATGGTCCGATTGGTTTTACTGCAGCCAGGCTTGCTGGTAACGGTCACGTGACCATGCTTGATGTGAACTCCCGTGCGGTGGAATTAGCGAAAGAAAACGCAAAGCTGAACGGCATTCAAAATGTAACCATTCTGGAAAGTGATTTGCTGGCGGCCGTGCAGGGGAAGAGCTTTGATGTCGTACTGACCAATCCACCCATACGCGCCGGAAAAGAAACGGTGCACGCCATTTTCGAACAAGCGCATGCGCATTTGCGGGATGGAGGAACGTTGTGGATCGTCATCCAGAAAAAACAGGGTGCTCCTTCTGCCAAAGCGAAGCTAGAAAGCTTGTTCGGACAGGTTGAGGAAGTAACGAAGGATAAAGGCTATCGGATTTTCAAAGCTACAAAAATTTCTTAA
- the rplL gene encoding 50S ribosomal protein L7/L12 translates to MSKEQILEAIKGMTVLELNDLVKAIEEEFGVTAAAPMAMVGGGAGAAEAEEQTEFDVILTSAGASKINVIKAVREITGLGLKEAKDLVDNAPKPLKEKVGKEEADSVKAKLEEAGASVEVK, encoded by the coding sequence ATGAGTAAAGAGCAAATCTTGGAAGCAATCAAAGGTATGACTGTTTTGGAACTGAACGATCTTGTTAAAGCAATCGAAGAAGAATTCGGCGTAACTGCTGCAGCTCCTATGGCTATGGTAGGCGGCGGCGCTGGCGCGGCTGAAGCTGAAGAGCAAACTGAATTCGACGTAATCCTGACTAGCGCTGGTGCTTCCAAAATCAACGTTATCAAAGCGGTTCGCGAAATCACTGGCCTTGGCTTGAAAGAAGCTAAAGACCTCGTTGACAACGCACCAAAACCACTGAAAGAAAAAGTGGGTAAAGAAGAAGCTGATTCCGTTAAAGCTAAATTGGAAGAAGCAGGCGCTTCTGTAGAAGTGAAGTAA
- the rplJ gene encoding 50S ribosomal protein L10, producing MANAKVIQAKQEAVDVVTAKLRDSVTTVVADYRGLNVSQVTELRKQLREAGVEFQVLKNTLLRRATAAAELTELDEVLTGPTAIAFSADDAVAPAKILNDFAKKNDALKLKGGVVEGRVVGVDQVKALAELPSREGLLSMLLSVLQAPMRNFALAVKAVAEKEEQGA from the coding sequence TTGGCAAACGCAAAAGTGATTCAAGCGAAACAAGAAGCAGTAGATGTTGTAACGGCTAAATTGCGCGATAGCGTAACTACCGTTGTAGCGGACTACCGTGGATTGAACGTTTCCCAAGTGACCGAACTGCGTAAGCAGCTTCGTGAAGCTGGCGTTGAATTCCAAGTGTTGAAAAACACGTTGCTGCGCCGCGCTACCGCTGCTGCTGAGCTGACAGAACTGGACGAAGTATTGACCGGTCCTACAGCGATTGCATTCAGTGCGGATGACGCCGTAGCTCCAGCCAAAATCCTTAACGATTTTGCTAAGAAGAACGACGCATTGAAATTGAAAGGTGGCGTGGTTGAAGGCCGTGTAGTTGGCGTTGACCAAGTTAAAGCGCTGGCAGAACTGCCATCCCGCGAAGGTCTCCTTTCCATGCTCCTCAGCGTGCTTCAAGCTCCTATGCGCAACTTCGCGCTTGCAGTTAAAGCCGTTGCAGAGAAAGAAGAGCAAGGCGCGTAA
- the rplA gene encoding 50S ribosomal protein L1, translating to MAKHGKKYVEAAKLIDSETFYEPAEAVELVKKAATAKFDETVEVAVRLGVDPRKQDQAVRGVVVLPHGTGKTQRVLVFAKGEKAKEAEAAGADYVGDQDMINKIQQGWFEFDVCVATPDMMSEVGKLGRLLGGKGLMPNPKAGTVTFDVSKAVQEIKAGKIEYRLDKAGQIHAPIGKASFDAVKLNENLKALIDALNRAKPAAAKGVYLKGIAVSSTMGPSARVSTASYR from the coding sequence ATGGCGAAACATGGTAAGAAATATGTTGAAGCTGCCAAGTTGATTGACAGCGAAACATTTTACGAACCAGCAGAAGCCGTTGAGCTTGTGAAAAAAGCTGCGACAGCTAAATTCGACGAAACCGTTGAAGTTGCAGTGCGTTTGGGTGTAGACCCGCGTAAACAAGATCAGGCTGTTCGTGGTGTTGTTGTCCTGCCTCACGGCACAGGCAAAACACAACGTGTACTGGTATTTGCAAAAGGTGAAAAAGCGAAGGAAGCGGAAGCGGCTGGCGCGGATTATGTTGGCGATCAAGACATGATCAACAAGATCCAACAAGGCTGGTTCGAATTCGACGTCTGCGTAGCTACACCTGATATGATGAGCGAAGTCGGTAAACTGGGTCGTCTGCTCGGTGGTAAAGGCCTCATGCCTAACCCTAAAGCAGGTACAGTTACATTCGATGTTTCCAAAGCTGTTCAAGAAATTAAAGCTGGTAAAATCGAATACCGTCTGGACAAAGCAGGTCAAATTCATGCTCCAATTGGTAAAGCATCCTTTGATGCGGTAAAACTGAATGAGAACCTTAAAGCTCTCATCGACGCACTCAACCGTGCTAAGCCAGCTGCTGCTAAAGGTGTTTATCTGAAAGGGATCGCAGTATCCTCGACGATGGGACCAAGCGCACGTGTGAGCACAGCTTCTTACAGATAA